The following coding sequences are from one Nicotiana tomentosiformis chromosome 3, ASM39032v3, whole genome shotgun sequence window:
- the LOC138907625 gene encoding uncharacterized protein, protein MAFRTRYGHYEFLVMSFGSTKAPPTFMDSFDIVFIDDILIYSPSVEFLGHVVSDEGIKVDLKKIEAFQSWPLPTTVTEIRSFLGLVGYYRCRVLACVVAQSSLFVQIKARKYDDPYLLVLRETILQGGAKEVTISEDGVLRLQGRLCVPNDDGLRETILEEAHNSRYSIHPGATKMYRDLRQHYWWRRMKKDIVEYVTRCRNFQQVKYEHQRPSVLLQQMVIPEWK, encoded by the exons atggctttccggactagatatggccattatgagtttctagtgatgtcttttggttcgACTAAAGCCCCACCGACATTTATGGATTCGTTTgacattgtcttcattgatgacattttgatctactcac cttctgtggaattcttgggacatgttgtatcagatgagggtattaaggtagatctcAAGAAGATCGAGGCTTTTCAGAGTTGGCCTCTTCCTACTacggtgactgagatcaggagcttcttggggttagtagGCTATTATCGCTG tcgagttcttgcatgcgtcgtcgcccagtcttcactattcgtaCAGATCAAGGCTCGCAAGTATGACGATCCgtacttgttggttctcagagagacgatactacagggtggtgccaaggaggttactatcagcgaggatggtgttttgcgactccagggtcgtctatgtgtccctaatgatGATGGATTGAGAGAaacgattctagaggaggcacacaattctcgatattctattcatccaggtgcgacgaagatgtatcgtgacctgaggcagcattattggtggcggcggatgaagaaggacatagttgagtatgtaacaAGGTGTCGTAATTTCCAacaggttaagtacgagcatcagaggccaagtgtcttactccagcagatggttatacctgagtggaaatag